The genomic DNA GGACCTGGTCCTCTTCGGCCTCCAGGGCCAGATCCGGGTCAAGGGCCAGGCCTACAACGGGGCCATGCCCGCCTGGGGGCCCCAGCTCAAGGACGACCAGGTCGCCGCCATCCTGAACTACGTGGCCAATAGCTTCGGCAACAAGCCCCCTGCGGGCTTCAAGCCCTATACCCCGGCGGAGGTCAAGGCGGAGCGGGCCAAGAACCTCACCCCGGCTAAGGTCTACGCCCTCCGCCAGGCCCTCAAGCTCTGATGGGTCCTAGGCTCCTCCTCGTGGAGGATGACCTTACCCTGGGCCAACTGGTGGTCCAGGCCTTGGAGGCCCAGGGTTTTCACGTGCGCTGGGCCAAGGACCAGGAGGAAGCCTTAGCCTT from Thermus hydrothermalis includes the following:
- a CDS encoding c-type cytochrome, producing MRKVLMIALGLSLGLAAAQSGQALYGQYCATCHQANGQGVPGAFPPLAGHVQEILAKKGGRTYLVDLVLFGLQGQIRVKGQAYNGAMPAWGPQLKDDQVAAILNYVANSFGNKPPAGFKPYTPAEVKAERAKNLTPAKVYALRQALKL